The sequence ATAAAGGGGTTGAATATTTTGTTAAAAATCCAGAACTTTTCAGAGATAAAAAAATTGTAATTGCCGGAGGTGGTGATTCTGCTTTAGATTGGAGTATTTTCTTAGCAGATGTCGCTTCAAGCGTAACTTTAGTTCATCGAAGAAATGAATTTCGTGGAGCTTTAGATTCTGTCGAAAAAGTACAAGAACTAAAGAAACAAGGGAAAGTTAATTTGATAACTCCTGCAGAAGTTATTGAGGTACACGGAGAAAATCATGTAAATGCTTTAACATTGCAGATTGGAGATGAAAAACAACAAATCGAAACTGATTATTTTATTCCTCTTTTTGGATTAACGCCAAAATTAGGACCTATTGCAAATTGGGGATTAGAGATTGAAAAAAATGCGATTAAAGTAAATAACGCATTGGATTATCAAACAAATATTCCAGGTATTTACGCAATTGGCGATGTTAATATTTACCCAGGTAAATTGAAGTTGATTTTGTGTGGATTTCATGAAGCAACTTTAATGTGCCAAAGTGTTTATAATTTAATCAATCCGGGTAAGAAATATGTGTTGAAATATACAACTGTTTCTGGAATTGATGGATTTGATGGAACTCGTAAAGAAGCTGAAAAAGCAGTTGTAAAGTCAATTGATTAATTAGTTAAATCAAATTTTAATGAACGATATTAAAATTACAATTATAGACAGAGAAGGTGTTTCACACGAAGTTGATGCACCAACCGATATGAATATGAATGTGATGGAATTGATTCGTGCGTACGAATTAGCTCCAGAAGGAACCATTGGTATTTGTGGCGGCATGGCAATGTGTGCATCTTGTCAATGTTATGTCTTGAATGATGTAGAATTACCCGAAATGTCAGATGATGAAGAAGCGATGCTTTCTGAAGCTTTCAATGTAAAAGAAAATAGTCGTTTAGGTTGTCAAATTCATATAACTCCAGAAATCGAAGGTTTGCTTGTAGAATTAGCGCCTGAAAATTAATTTTAAAAAAATTAACAAAAAACTTGATATTTTAAATCAAAAAGATTAAGTTTATGAAAGTATTATGATTTAGAATTGTTTTAGATTTTTTATTGGATTTATTTTATTTTTACAGAAAAAAAAACGAATTGCGAAAATGCAATTCGTTTTTTGTTTTTTACCCGATTTGTTCTTCAATAGCATTCCAAAGTAAATACCTTTTTTCAAGAGCTTCTTTTGAAACAGCTAAAACTTCATTCCATTTTTGTTGGTCATTCTCACATAAATAAGCAATCATTTTAAAAGCCATTGGACCGTGTTCGTCTGCGTCAAGTTCTATATGTCTTTCAAAATAGTAAATCAATTTATTTAGGTCAGTTTCTGGAAAGTTAATCTGAAAATTTTTTAATATTTCAGTAAACATATCCGGAATTAAATCTTCACGTCCAAAAGTAAAAGCGGCAGCAATTTCATGTGTTTTACCTCGTTGAATAACATCAAAACTAAAGTTTAAAAACGATTTGATATTCGGATGTAATTCACTTTTTTCAATAACTTCGAAAATTGAATTTCCATTTCTAACATCATTAATAAAATTAAGAACAGTTCTAGTATTTGCATTCGAATCTTTCATTGCGTCAAGGTACATTTCAAAATGACTCAATCGGCTTCCATCTATTGCAAGGTCAGATTCTTCTGCTAAAACAATCTCATTAATTAAATATCTTGTTTCTGGATTTTCACTTGCAAACCAAGGAGTTGTTGTACAAGTTAATTTTTGTTGAAGCGCTTTTAAAAGCGACATAAAATCCCAAACCGCATAAACATGTCCTTCAAGGAATTTTTGTAAATCTTCAATTTTTTGGATTTTTTTATATAACGAATGATTCAATAATTTATTTCGTTCTACTTTTATTTGTTCGTTGACTTTCTGAATATTCATTTGATTTATTGTTTAATCAAATGTAATATTTTGATTTTTGTTTACTGTACGAAATTGATATATTAAGTTTATAATTGATATTCTTTTTGTGTTTTGTTGATATGTCGATTTATTATTTGTTAAAAAGTTTTTTTTACTGAATTTAATTTAAAATATATAAATTAAGTTTGTGGAAATGATTATTTAATTACATTTGACAGATTTTTTTAAAGAACAAAAAATGAAAATGTTGCTTAAATATATGAAATGGGCTTTATACTTATTGACTGTTTTATTTATCGGATATTTTATAGCGTTATTAAGTAACGAAGAATTTGCTTCATTATTGAATGATAAATATGATTACTATATTTATCTACAACTGATTCATGTTTTCTTGTCCTTAAGTGTTTTATTTGTGATTTGGTCTAATGACCTTTATGATAAATGGCAGAAAATTGATCAAACCTTAATTGTTGTTTTCTTTTCGGTAATCGGTTTGTGGATATGGTTTCTGAAATTTTATCCGAAGTTTTTAAAATTTGAAAAAGATAACGATTAATTTTTTTTTATAAAAAAAAATCCTGAAATACTTATTATTTCAGGATTTTATATTTTTGTATATATTGATTATTTAAAGGCAGGGAAACCAGTAACGTCCATTCCTGTAATCAATAAGTGAATGTCGTGAGTTCCTTCGTAAGTAACTACAGATTCTAAATTCATCATATGACGCATGATTGAATATTCACCTGTAATTCCCATTCCACCTAACATTTGACGTGCATCACGTGCAATTGTTAAAGCCATGTCCACATTATTACGCTTAGCCATAGAAATTTGAGCAGTTGTAGCCTTACCTTCGTTACGTAAAACTCCTAAACGCCAAGTTAATAATTGCGCTTTCGTGATTTCAGTAATCATTTCAGCTAATTTTTTCTGTTGTAATTGTGTTGCTCCAATTGGTTTGTCAAATTGAACACGTTCTTTAGAATAACGTAAAGCTGTATCATAACAATCCATTGCAGCTCCGATTGCTCCCCAAGCAATTCCGTAACGTGCAGAATCTAAACATCCAAGCGGTGCACCTAATCCAGATTTATTTGGTAATAAATTCTCTTTAGGAACTTTTACATTATCAAAAATTAATTCTCCAGTAGCAGATGCTCTTAATGACCATTTGTTGTGTGTTTCTGGAGTTGTAAAACCTTCCATTCCGCGTTCAACAATTAAACCATGAATTCTTCCTTCTTCATTTTTAGCCCAAACAACAGCAATATCAGCAAAAGGTGCATTCGAAATCCACATTTTAGCTCCGTTTAATAAATAATGGTCACCCATATCTTTAAAATTCGTAACCATTCCACCTGGGTTTGATCCGTAATCTGGTTCAGTTAAACCAAAACATCCAATCATTTCTCCAGTTGCTAATTTCGGAAGATATTTCATGCGTTGTTCTTCGTTTCCGTATTTCCAAATAGGATACATTACTAAAGATGATTGTACAGATGAAGTAGAACGAACGCCAGAATCACCACGCTCAATTTCTTGCATGATTAATCCATAAGAAATTTGGTCTAAACCAGCTCCGCCGTATTCAACAGGAATATAAGGTCCAAAACCACCAATTTCTCCTAAACCTTTTACAATTTGTTTTGGGAATTCAGCTCTTTGAGCGTATTCTTCGATAATCGGAGAAACTTCTTTCTTAACCCAAGCTCTTGCTGAGTCACGTACTAATTTATGTTCTTCTGTAAGTAAATCGTCTAATAAGTAATAATCTGGTGCCTGAAATAAATCCGGTTTCATAAAAATAAATTAATTAGTTGAACTACAAAAATACTTATAATTAGCAGAAATACAATTTTTATTTGTTAGAAGTGTATTTTTTATGAATAATTTATTTTTTCATAAAAACATTGTGTATTAAATGATTATTTTTGAATTTTAAAAAAAACTAATTTTATGAAAAACACATATTTATTATTGATATTATCTTTTGCGTTGTATTCTTGTGAAAGTGAAGTGGAAGATGATACTCAAAAAAAAGAAGTGAAATTTGCGTTTGAGTCACTTGATCAAACTTATTACAATAATGCTTCTGCTGTTTTAACGCAACCTAACTCAAATGTTCGTTTAGATTCAATTGTTTATTTTCGATATTATCGATTTAATCCAGAAATCAATTCGTCTTATGAACGTGAGAAAGTTGGTGTAAATCAACGAGCTGTTTATGGAGTACCACTACCTGAAGATACCAATCGTAGAACAGAAGTCTATAAATACAACAATAAACAACAATTGACCCATATTTTTAGTTATATTAATTTCGAATACAAAACTAAAGATCTTACCAAGCGTGGAGAAATTGAATATATTAATTATTTTAATTACGATAACAAAGCTAATTTAGTTGAAAAAGGCTATCAAGAATTAGATGACACAGGTACAATGATCAAAATGAATGATTATGTTTATGACCAATCTAATCGTTTAATAGAAGTGATAAATTCTGGTAATACGAAGTTTAAAATTAATGAGTTAGGTGATCAGATAAAGATTGAGTTTTTTTTAAATGATGAAATAGATGTAACTGAGACACTTGGCTTAGATGTTTTTAAAAATATTAAAAACAGGCGTTTACAATATAAGATGGAGCAAGATATTACTTTTGAATACAAGTATCCTAAAAATATATTTAATCCATTTGTAAATTTGTTTCCTAGTAATTTTTATCCCTTCTTGAATTTGAGTTTAGATTTAGGAGGATATCAGCATTTTTCAACAGGTGGACAAAATCCGTTCTACGAATTGATTCAAGTTAATAGACTAGGATTTCCAGAGGTTGTTCAAAACGGAAGTTACGATGATGGTTACCGAACATATTATTACTATTCGACTTATAATTAAAAAAAAAAGGTCAAGTTTACAACTTGACCTTTTATATTTGTTTTATTTTTTAATGAATTTAGAAGTTCCTTTACCTTCGTTAGTTTTTACTTCTATTAAGTAAGTTCCTGTAGATAAATCAGAAACATTAATTTTTGTATCGTTTTTGAATGTTTTTACTTTTCTTCCTGTAAGGTCGAAAATTGAAATATCATTTAATTCTAAACCATTTGTTGCTGTGATGTTCAATTCATCAGATGTTGGGTTAGGATAGATGGTAAAGTTTTCTTTAAAGAACTCTTCGTTAGAAGCAGTCGGTGTTGTTGTAACTTTGAAATCATCAATCGCAAGTCCAAATTGATCTTGAGATACACAGTTGATACCAATATAAACAGGTTGGTTGTTGTATGATGCATCTAAAGTATAAGTATATTCTACCCATTGAGCTGTTGAAGGATTTGCGACAAATGCTCCTGGAGAAATGATTGTAAAGTTACCTGGCGCAGTACCTGTAGTTGAAATACCTACTTTAAAACGCTCGTTTCCAAACTCAGCATCGCAAGATTTAGCCCAAAATGATACAACGTTTCCTTGAGCACCTAAAGTAATTTGAGGAGAAATCAACCAATCATTATTCCAAGGTGCAGAAGTTGCTGCAAAACAAACCATTGATTTATCACCTGTTCTAGCTGACCAATTTGATGTTGCAGTGGACGTTAAAGCAGGTGTTGTAGCATTAGAGTTAAAAACTATAAATGCCATAGGTGCTTGTGCATTTAAGAAAGTAGCGCCGTTAAATCCATAGGTTGCTTTTAAATCTACATCTGTTAAAGTCCAGTTGCCAACATTTGCAATAGCAAAATTTGTGTAAGTTTCAAAGCTGTCTTCAAAAATAACAGCTTGTGCATTAGCCGTAAGGATTGAACCTAAAAGCATAGCTGAAAGTAATAGTTTTTTCATATTATTTAATTTTTGTAGTTTGTGGTTAAATTAATATAATTTATTTAGATAAAAAAATGTTATTCATAAATTATTTCGTAAGTTTTTAAAAAACTTCTTGCGCGATTGCTTTAATCGAATCTGATTTGCTCATAGAATAATAATGCACCACCGGAAATCCGGCAGCAATTAATTTCTTACTTTGGTTAATGCACCATTCAATTCCCAATTGTTTCACCGCAGCGTTATCTTTTGCTTTTATGGTTTCAATTACCAAATCATCGGGTAAGTCAACATGGAAACGGTGTGGAATTAAATTCAATTGATTTTTCGTGGCTAAAGGTTTCAATCCAGGAATAATCGGAACTGTAATTCCTGCGGTTCTGCATCTTTCTACAAAATCAAAAAATTTCGAATTATCAAAAAACATTTGAGTTACTATATAATCTGCACCGCAATCTATTTTATGTTTCAAGAAATTTAAATCAGTTTCAAAGTTCGGAGCTTCCATATGTTTTTCAGGATAAGCTGCCACACCAACGCTAAAATTGGTTCG comes from Flavobacterium sp. I3-2 and encodes:
- a CDS encoding T9SS-dependent choice-of-anchor J family protein, which produces MKKLLLSAMLLGSILTANAQAVIFEDSFETYTNFAIANVGNWTLTDVDLKATYGFNGATFLNAQAPMAFIVFNSNATTPALTSTATSNWSARTGDKSMVCFAATSAPWNNDWLISPQITLGAQGNVVSFWAKSCDAEFGNERFKVGISTTGTAPGNFTIISPGAFVANPSTAQWVEYTYTLDASYNNQPVYIGINCVSQDQFGLAIDDFKVTTTPTASNEEFFKENFTIYPNPTSDELNITATNGLELNDISIFDLTGRKVKTFKNDTKINVSDLSTGTYLIEVKTNEGKGTSKFIKK
- a CDS encoding DUF3050 domain-containing protein, which produces MNIQKVNEQIKVERNKLLNHSLYKKIQKIEDLQKFLEGHVYAVWDFMSLLKALQQKLTCTTTPWFASENPETRYLINEIVLAEESDLAIDGSRLSHFEMYLDAMKDSNANTRTVLNFINDVRNGNSIFEVIEKSELHPNIKSFLNFSFDVIQRGKTHEIAAAFTFGREDLIPDMFTEILKNFQINFPETDLNKLIYYFERHIELDADEHGPMAFKMIAYLCENDQQKWNEVLAVSKEALEKRYLLWNAIEEQIG
- a CDS encoding 2Fe-2S iron-sulfur cluster-binding protein; amino-acid sequence: MNDIKITIIDREGVSHEVDAPTDMNMNVMELIRAYELAPEGTIGICGGMAMCASCQCYVLNDVELPEMSDDEEAMLSEAFNVKENSRLGCQIHITPEIEGLLVELAPEN
- a CDS encoding NAD(P)/FAD-dependent oxidoreductase, coding for MIETDILIIGAGPTGLFAVFEAGLLKLKCHLIDGLPQPGGQLTELYPKKPIFDIPGYPSVGAAELIDNLMEQIKQFEPGFTLNEVAETIDKLEDGTFIVTTNKGTKHHAKAVAIAGGLGSFEPRKPVIDNIAFYEDKGVEYFVKNPELFRDKKIVIAGGGDSALDWSIFLADVASSVTLVHRRNEFRGALDSVEKVQELKKQGKVNLITPAEVIEVHGENHVNALTLQIGDEKQQIETDYFIPLFGLTPKLGPIANWGLEIEKNAIKVNNALDYQTNIPGIYAIGDVNIYPGKLKLILCGFHEATLMCQSVYNLINPGKKYVLKYTTVSGIDGFDGTRKEAEKAVVKSID
- a CDS encoding acyl-CoA dehydrogenase family protein; this encodes MKPDLFQAPDYYLLDDLLTEEHKLVRDSARAWVKKEVSPIIEEYAQRAEFPKQIVKGLGEIGGFGPYIPVEYGGAGLDQISYGLIMQEIERGDSGVRSTSSVQSSLVMYPIWKYGNEEQRMKYLPKLATGEMIGCFGLTEPDYGSNPGGMVTNFKDMGDHYLLNGAKMWISNAPFADIAVVWAKNEEGRIHGLIVERGMEGFTTPETHNKWSLRASATGELIFDNVKVPKENLLPNKSGLGAPLGCLDSARYGIAWGAIGAAMDCYDTALRYSKERVQFDKPIGATQLQQKKLAEMITEITKAQLLTWRLGVLRNEGKATTAQISMAKRNNVDMALTIARDARQMLGGMGITGEYSIMRHMMNLESVVTYEGTHDIHLLITGMDVTGFPAFK